One window of Phalacrocorax carbo chromosome 1, bPhaCar2.1, whole genome shotgun sequence genomic DNA carries:
- the GOLGB1 gene encoding golgin subfamily B member 1 isoform X2, which translates to MLSRLSGLASTVLQELSGDDGDEVTESSITVQALEPEAESMEEAPEELLERLARTEKLVVQLKDLIQEKDALLQQKETVLKEEREAADAKVMKLKLQAKAKLASLNKRIEELTEKGSPLPVRTLSEEQVHPKNNQNTSEGHREEVEALKEQLREQEDTVQDLKEQLALAKVNLKDAEIKYATQLSSLQEMIQEKEALLEEQVHQHQAELLKIATQSDLEVEMQQNLRTLQRKLEEQEAALLGRTQVVELLQQELHTAERQNQTLLDQCQKMEVDLSSLRDVLDVERRESQDLREKMELELAERKLSSHRLQEEAQCLLEQLEEAKRALAELEVKYKDLEQEQRLDVKEKNLQIIRLKVAEQELQSSRAALEAENDQLKQDVDRLLVLSAENSATIQKLQDELVQKSEEFVCCQNELKSQSVLQVSELKKQDETTSHEKIIDQEEQNGPSLLPTEDLERQKAGGIPRLQLVLQEPQQEAVMVTENGKQNKNVGREVKLQDMQTLEAPASHVDCSSPSTVGVSGELMNSEAQKPFDDTLVLPEVRRDGFPHGSDQYIEEGCPPEILEYLAAEKQKELSVLLLELKEAQEEITFLKRQLKGPSGQTSTGNQTGEAVNQLEGNSQIRFLEREEQKPSDTHNELGSSSLLSEIEMERIGVLQENRISLQEVPQWSTFPCRGEMEAMQEVSTADPEPGTSQSQELIKLQNQIAELQIILQKSEESYKKDLGEKGAEINRLNQLAEEYRKKIEDSDSALCVLTEERDQLLSQMKQLSTITELKEQVKQLEENLALSEKQRLSDSESSLLREQVQSLKNEFKSKEIKIEALQKDLDEAQLQLSDQDTQLKDLRSQIEKKECEVLDLEQLLRKNTAEIEELSHNLASKGHEAASLEKLVAEHARSIESLQQTLLEKDQQMTEISVSMSEKMVLLNEEKFSLGNELKNLKEQTSILLKAQEEKDQNIEAKHTYLKCGASEQQYETEAACKESELLVNELELLKKENEQVKRKLQAALVNRKELLKKVSKLENELVQLRRGHEPETSVAQEAEGKENRTSVISREVNLENQPNEEYLIQLLSEKESELQSIRKDLLEREATEAQLQVVIEEMRQSLQSKVNIVPLKDEITESQITADKVTETNKSPKDYGENERNSSAATNLEENQKSVLKERISTLEQEKQLLQKKLQEALVSRKDTIKKAQEKDRHHREQLKQQKDDYNILQEQFDKQSKEKESIQAQLRKLQEQKGSTENVLGNQGGLDSSRMEAENTINNKIVQVADVSGEEFREKLEKLQMAKEELEYNVSYMQSELACKSELVFHLQEHIAQLFLEIEGLKRTSDQAEAKAESLQTELEESKAKISREDSLEDLKRVMHQKDEEMEILNLQLREKSEALNNVQAQLLEKEDSVKRLSSQLETQAQVHEEQSKRLQTELLEIQEKQDDSAEVAKQKNQMQRKLQAALISRKEALKENKSLKEELTNAKTTIENLCVKLTNMESQICGHVKETETLTEKLAGLTEEREKLIAEVDKVLKENQNLDGCCKNLQFTLDRVVLEKEKTEKEMESLKCFQAAESSEWHEKYRELQKEYETLLQSYENVSNEAERIQRVLETVRQEKQEIFSKLKSVEAKKEETDKQLQEARQEIDGMKEKMRKFAKSKQQKILELEEENEKLRADMRFTDGELHRTADIFTNTSLKEDVESSRRDYQTLCTQLETVMAEKESLNQEITDLKCQLQLTESKLKESRELVDKCVAQKTTGEETNQAVSTPPVMERTENQVDISFRPESPAAELEQKAFEGSSPREDLGTYIQQIAELTERITELEDNRRASEQQLGDVRICVETLSGEKRALETQMEEKVHELNALQDTIAKMEQTVQKTRDDLIRMTELKDTLEVEKDDLEERLMNQLAELNGSIGNYQQDATDFQIKNEQLQHELESLRRMMHELEEEKCQMAKEKSKASSENQKEFVEKLKCSWRGDSSTHVKELQELLKQKQQEIKQLQKDCIRSQEKNSSLERTVKALEFLQSESQKEVEAAKETLAKAVEDTKKAQAELAHCRVVLDDTQSEAARVLAESVKVKEELQANKENIKIQIKKKDEDFERKLEQEKVKHSKEIKNMEEKLATLQREKDYMETTVGDLQDSLKTKDQEAKQLKGSLNKTLAQLAAFTRSMSSLQDDRDRVIDESKTWEKKFTESIQKKEEEIRSKEETCVVLKDQMKQMTMHMEELQAHISRLEGNKKDWESESRKEIQHHQKTCEMLQVEKKELLTQLEGSQKLYSKSQNEQQKLESEISSLRNQLADLQNSFTKCELVREELGRMVKQQETSIQNFKFSCEQLEADLQASRDLTNKLHEETSAKDQKIISLLSAKEEAVMAALSELQQQHSEEMKELKNRLSKEEEDKKALENEKNKFLDELDCLTEKMKTSREESKHQKAQLDSFTKSMSSLQDDRDRILRDYKQLEERHLVIILEKDQLIQEAAAENNKLKEEIRSFHSQVDDLNSENAKLNAELVRYREDLNQVISIKDSQQKQLLKTQLQRIQTLEKEKAIIETQLKESEHSQDDLRKCTEALREDKVSMSQELVTLMSSLSQMQSEMTALRDRGPIMECQAQLKAREDEAQELSHKLSLSQKRITELEGELVCVQRDAAKRVGEAEDRLRKELKHLHHDAGIMRNETETAEERVAELARDLMEMEQKFLAVTDENKDLRAQIQSFGKSMSSLQDSWDQANEELHVLKQKYSADLEEQKGLVQNLQKQMVQLQEEQHSTARDRDTVRSELTELQKATDERGLLAQIEELDQKLRAKDDELLRLSSELESSSNQVKSFSKAMGSLQNERDRLLNELGKMRKIEEVKQQAEGISSTTPSEVQSLKKALSSLQNDRDRVVRELKNLQQQYILVGVESAENSRLKAQLQEYQQDADKQHRLQEEMKQESIFYQQELQRLRQEKSTWERQNSSIKEQYLMVIAEKDKQLSHLQRIVQEMRLPLSKSQIVEEQYQTKISSEVLRGEFSGLETETKHLQAQLSDSLKELHQKELRIQQLNSKLSQVFEEKNALSLQLRGSSRNICESHQHYNEVLNRCLVLERQLQELQSADKDTELLATDAAPGAPQEKNEPQRGSYIPELQELQLRLSETEHLHSSTKQDLRYLEEQLEEERDRRLAVEEALSAAQDHIRRLQSSEWTSSLSASIDMTPGHEHSLLIDSMDNNFSKTRNILGLRRLLRSLFHSRTHLPLLVGMYLLALHILLFLCFTGHL; encoded by the exons CTGAGCTCCCTGCAGGAAATGATTCAGGAGAAGGAGGCTCTCCTAGAAGAACAGGTTCACCAGCACCAAGCTGAATTGCTTAAGATAGCAACCCAGTCAGATTTGGAAGTAGAGATGCAGCAG AACCTGCGTACACTTCAGAGAAAGCTAGAGGAGCAGGAAGCAGCTCTGCTAGGACGAACTCAGGTGGTGGAATTGCTGCAGCAGGAATTACATACTGCTGAACGACAAAACCAG ACACTCCTAGATCAGTGCCAGAAGATGGAAGTGGATCTAAGCTCCCTGAGGGATGTGCTAGATGTAGAGAGACGAGAGTCTCAGGATCTTAGAGAGAAGATGGAGCTGGAACTAGCTGAGAGGAAGCTGTCCTCCCATCGCTTGCAGGAGGAGGCGCAGTGTCTCTTGGAACAGCTGGAAGAGGCAAAAAGAGCACTAGCTGAATTAGAGGTGAAGTATAAAGACCTGGAGCAGGAACAAAGGCTGGACGTCAAAGAGAAAAACCTGCAGATCATTCGTCTTAAGGTGGCTGAGCAAGAGCTGCAATCTAGCCGTGCTGCCCTTGAAGCTGAAAATGATCAGCTGAAACAGGATGTTGACCGGCTGTTGGTGTTgtctgctgaaaacagtgctacAATACAGAAGCTACAGG ATGAACTCGTACAGAAATCTGAAGAATTTGTCTGTTGTCAGAATGAGCTGAAATCCCAGTCAGTGTTGCAGGTCTCTGAATTGAAGAAACAG GATGAAACAACTTCACACGAAAAAATAATAGATCAGGAAGAACAGAATGGGCCTTCACTCCTACCCACAGAAGACTTGGAAAGGCAGAAGGCAGGAG GAATACCACGCTTGCAGCTTGTTCTCCAGGAGCCTCAGCAGGAAGCTGTGATGGTCACAGAAAATGGGAAGCAG AATAAGAATGTTGGACGTGAGGTGAAATTGCAAGACATGCAGACTCTGGAAGCTCCAGCCTCTCACGTAGACTGCTCTTCTCCTTCTACAG TAGGTGTGTCAGGAGAGCTGATGAACTCTGAAGCGCAAAAGCCTTTTGATGACACTTTGGTGCTCCCTGAG gtAAGAAGAGATGGCTTTCCCCATGGAagtgaccagtatattgaggaaGGCTGCCCGCCTGAAATTCTAGAATATCttgctgcagagaaacagaaagagctGTCAGTTTTGCTGCTGGAACTGAAAGAAGCCcaagaagaaataacttttctgaAAAGGCAGCTCAAGGGCCCAAGTGGCCAAACTTCTACAGGTAACCAAACAGGAGAAGCAGTTAACCAGCTGGAAGGTAATTCCCAGATACGGTTTCTTGAGAGGGAAGAGCAAAAGCCTTCAGATACACATAATGAGTTGGGCAGTAGCTCATTACTGAGCGAAATAGAAATGGAGCGAATTGGTGtgcttcaggaaaacagaatcAGTCTTCAGGAAGTGCCCCAGTGGAGCACTTTCCCCTGCAGAGGGGAGATGGAGGCAATGCAAGAAGTCTCTACAGCAGATCCAGAGCCTGGCACCTCTCAGTCTCAAGAATTGATAAAGTTACAAAACCAAATTGCAGAACTGCAGATAATTCTGCAGAAATCGGAAGAATCCTATAAGAAAGATCTAGGAGAAAAAGGTGCAGAAATAAATAGGCTAAACCAGTTGGCTgaggaatacagaaaaaaaatagaggattCTGACAGTGCGCTTTGTGTTTTGACTGAAGAACGAGATCAGCTCCTGTCTCAGATGAAGCAACTTTCTACCATAACAGAACTGAAAGAGCAAGTGAAGCAACTTGAGGAAAACTTAgctctttcagaaaagcagaggctgtCAGACAGTGAAAGCAGTCTTCTGAGAGAACAAGTCCAGAGccttaaaaatgaatttaaatccaaagagataaaaattGAAGCTTTGCAAAAAGACTTGGATGAAGCGCAACTTCAGCTTTCTGACCAGGACACGCAACTAAAAGATTTGAGAAGCCAGATCGAGAAGAAGGAATGTGAAGTTCTTGATCTAGAACAACTTTTGAGGAAGAATACAGCTGAGATAGAAGAGCTTTCCCACAACTTAGCCTCAAAGGGACATGAAGCAGCAAGCCTAGAAAAGCTTGTTGCTGAACATGCCAGGTCCATAGAGAGCCTGCAACAAACCTTGCTGGAGAAAGACCAACAGATGACAGAAATCAGTGTCAGCATGTCTGAGAAAATGGTCCTGCTGAATGAAGAGAAATTTTCTCTAGGAAATGAGCTAAAGAATCTTAAAGAGCAAACAAGTATATTATTAAAAgcccaggaagaaaaagaccaaaacatAGAAGCAAAACATACATATTTGAAATGTGGAGCATCTGAGCAGCAGTATGAGACAGAGGCAGCATGTAAAGAAAGTGAGCTATTAGTAAATGAACTTGaacttctgaaaaaagaaaacgaGCAAGTAAAGCGGAAGCTGCAAGCAGCACTTGTTAACAGGAAGGAGCTTCTGAAGAAGGTTAGCAAATTAGAGAATGAGTTAGTACAACTGAGAAGAGGACATGAACCAGAAACCTCAGTGGCTCAAGAagctgaagggaaagaaaataggaCGAGTGTGATAAGCAGAGAAGTGAATCTTGAAAACCAGCCCAATGAGGAGTATCTaattcagctgctttctgaaaaggaatCTGAGTTGCAGAGCATCCGGAAGGACCTGCTGGAAAGAGAAGCTACTGAAGCACAATTGCAGGTAGTCATTGAGGAAATGAGGCAAAGCTTGCAAAGTAAGGTAAACATTGTTCCACTTAAAGATGAAATAACGGAGAGTCAGATAACTGCTGACAAAGTAACTGAAACCAATAAAAGCCCAAAAGATtatggagaaaatgaaagaaatagttCAGCAGCTACAAATcttgaagaaaaccaaaagtcTGTTCTGAAAGAGAGGATTTCAACTCTTgaacaagaaaaacaacttcTTCAAAAAAAACTTCAGGAAGCCCTGGTATCTCGCAAAGACACTATAAAAAAGGCTCAAGAAAAAGACAGGCATCACAGAGAACAgctaaaacagcagaaagatgATTACAACATCCTACAAGAACAATTTgataagcaaagcaaagagaaggagAGCATCCAAGCTCAGCTCAGAAAACTCCAAGAACAGAAAGGATCAACAGAGAATGTTCTTGGGAATCAAGGTGGGTTGGATTCTTCACGCATGGAAgcagaaaatacaataaataacaAGATTGTACAAGTTGCAGATGTTTCTGGGGAAGAGTTTAgggaaaaacttgaaaaattacaGATGGCAAAAGAGGAATTGGAATATAATGTTAGCTATATGCAAAGTGAACTTGCTTGCAAATCAGAATTAGTCTTTCATTTGCAAGAGCACATAGCACAATTGTTTCTGGAGATAGAAGGGCTGAAGAGAACCTCTGACCAAGCTGAAGCTAAGGCAGAAAGCCTTCAGACAGAATTGGAGGAGAGTAAAGCAAAAATTTCTAGGGAGGACAGTCTGGAAGATCTGAAGAGAGTTATGCACCAAAAGGATGAAGAAATGGAAATTCTTAATTTGCAGTTAAGGGAGAAAAGTGAAGCTCTCAATAATGTGCAGGCACAGTTGCTGGAAAAAGAGGATTCAGTCAAGAGACTAAGTAGTCAGTTGGAAACTCAAGCTCAGGTACATGAGGAACAAAGCAAGCGACTACAAACAGAGTTGCTTGAAATTCAGGAGAAGCAAGATGACAGTGCAGAAgtggcaaaacagaagaatcAAATGCAGAGAAAGTTGCAAGCTGCACTTATCTCTAGAAAAGAGGCACTAAAGGAGAACAAATCTCTAAAAGAGGAGCTGACTAATGCTAAAACTACTATTGAAAATCTTTGTGTCAAGTTGACAAATATGGAAAGCCAAATATGTGGCCatgttaaagaaacagaaactttaACAGAAAAGTTAGCAGGCCTCACTGAAGAACGAGAAAAACTTATTGCAGAAGTTGATAAAGTActtaaagaaaatcagaatcTTGACGGATGCTGTAAAAACCTGCAGTTTACTCTAGATAGAGTTGTTCTAGAGAAGGAGAAGACGGAGAAGGAGATGGAATCCTTGAAATGCTTTCAAGCCGCTGAGAGTTCTGAGTGGCATGAGAAATACAGGGAGCTTCAGAAAGAATATGAAACTCTCCTGCAGTCATATGAGAATGTGAGTAATGAGGCTGAGCGGATTCAGCGTGTTTTGGAAACTGTTaggcaggaaaagcaggaaatattCAGTAAGCTGAAAAGTGTTGaagcaaaaaaagaggaaacagataAGCAGCTACAGGAAGCTAGACAGGAAATTGATGgaatgaaggagaaaatgaggaaatttgcaaaatcaaaacaacaaaagatcCTGGAACTAGAGGAGGAAAACGAGAAGCTTAGGGCAGATATGCGTTTTACAGATGGCGAGCTACACAGGACTGCAGATATCTTTACAAATACTAGCCTGAAAGAAGATGTGGAGAGCTCTAGGAGGGATTACCAGACTCTTTGTACTCAGCTTGAGACAGTAATGGCTGAAAAGGAGTCTCTTAATCAAGAGATCACAGACTTAAAGTGTCAGTTGCAGTTAACAGAATCTAAgctgaaggaaagcagagaactGGTAGACAAGTGTGTTGCTCAGAAGACAACAGGGGAAGAAACAAACCAGGCAGTTTCCACACCACCAGTGATGGAGAGGACTGAAAACCAAGTGGACATAAGTTTTAGACCAGAGTcgcctgctgcagagctggaacaaaaagcatttgaagGTAGTAGCCCTCGTGAAGATCTTGGTACCTACATACAGCAGATAGCTGAGCTCACAGAGCGAATCACAGAACTAGAAGATAATAGGAGGGCATCAGAGCAACAGTTGGGTGACGTCCGCATATGTGTTGAGACTTTATCTGGTGAGAAAAGGGCATTAGAGACCcaaatggaagagaaggtccATGAATTGAATGCTCTTCAGGACACAATAGCAAAGATGGAACAAACGGTCCAAAAAACCAGAGATGACCTCATCAGGATGACAGAACTGAAGGACACACTAGAGGTTGAGAAGGATGATTTGGAAGAAAGGCTCATGAATCAGCTCGCAGAACTTAATGGGAGTATCGGAAACTATCAGCAAGATGCAACAGACTTCCAGATCAAAAATGAGCAACTGCAACATGAGCTTGAGAGTTTGCGGAGAATGATGCATGAACTAGAGGAGGAGAAATGTCAGATGGCAAAGGAGAAAAGTAAAGCAAGTtcagaaaaccaaaaggaaTTTGTAGAAAAGCTGAAATGCAGTTGGAGGGGAGACAGCAGCACACATGTAAAGGAGCTTCAGgaactgctgaaacaaaaacaGCAGGAGAttaagcagctgcagaaggactGTATTAGAAGCCAGGAAAAGAACAGTAGTTTAGAAAGAACTGTTAAAGCTCTGGAATTTCTGCAGAGTGAGTCTCAGAAGGAGGTAGAAGCAGCCAAAGAGACTTTAGCTAAAGCGGTTGAAGACACCAAGAAAGCCCAAGCAGAGCTTGCTCACTGCAGAGTAGTATTGGATGACACCCAGAGTGAGGCAGCACGGGTTCTAGCAGAGAGTGTCAAAGTGAAAGAAGAGTTGCAGGCAAACAAAGAGaatattaaaattcaaattaagaaaaaagatgagGACTTTGAGAGAAAACTGGAACAGGAAAAAGTCAAGCActcaaaggaaattaaaaacatggaagaaaagctggcgactttgcagagggaaaaagacTATATGGAAACAACTGTTGGGGATCTTCAAGATTCCTTGAAGACAAAGGATCAAGAAGCCAAGCAATTGAAAGGAAGCCTAAACAAAACACTAGCTCAGCTTGCAGCCTTCACCAGGAGCATGTCTTCCCTTCAAGATGACAGGGATAGAGTGATAGATGAATCAAAAACATGGGAGAAGAAATTCACTGAATCTATtcaaaagaaggaggaagagatacgttcaaaagaagaaacttgTGTTGTGCTAAAGGACCAGATGAAGCAGATGACCATGCACATGGAAGAACTTCAGGCTCATATATCAAG gCTGGAAGGCAACAAGAAAGACTGGGAGTCTGAATCCAGGAAGGAGATTCAGCATCATCAAAAGACATGTGAAATGttgcaggtggaaaaaaaagagcttttgaCTCAGCTTGAAGGGTCTCAGAAACTGTACAGCAAATCTCAGAATGAACAGCAGAAACTGGAGTCAGAAATCAGCAGCCTGAGAAACCAGCTTGCTGACTTACAGAATTCCTTCACCAAATGTGAATTGGTCAGAGaagagctggggaggatggtCAAGCAACAAGAGACCAGTATCcagaattttaaatttagcTGTGAACAACTTGAGGCTGATCTGCAAGCTTCCAGGGACCTAACAAATAAGCTGCATGAAGAAACTAGTGCCAAGGATCAAAAGATCATTAGTTTGCTGTCTGCCAAGGAAGAAGCAGTTATGGCTGCTCTATCTGAATTACAGCAGCAACATTCTGAAGAGATGAAAGAGTTGAAGAATAGACTAAGTAAGGaggaagaagataaaaaagCCTTGGAAAATGAGAAGAACAAATTTCTTGACGAACTTGATTGTCTCACTGAAAAGATGAAGacaagcagagaagaaagtaaGCACCAGAAGGCACAACTGGACTCCTTCACCAAGTCCATGTCGTCTTTGCAAGACGACAGAGACCGCATACTGAGAGACTACAAGCAACTTGAGGAACGTCATCTTGTTATAATCTTGGAAAAAGACCAGCTAATTCaagaggctgctgctgaaaacaaTAAGCTCAAGGAAGAAATCAGAAGTTTTCATAGCCAGGTGGATGACCTCAACTCTGAGAATGCCAAGCTGAATGCAGAGTTGGTACGGTATAGAGAAGACCTGAACCAAGTTATTTCAATAAAGGACTCCCAACAAAAACAGCTTCTCAAAACACAGCTTCAGCGGATCCAAActctggaaaaggagaaggcaaTCATAGAAACACAGCTGAAAGAGTCCGAGCATAGTCAGGATGATCTCAGGAAGTGCACGGAAGCCTTGAGAGAAGATAAAGTCAGTATGTCTCAAGAGCTTGTAACCCTTATGTCCTCTCTGTCTCAGATGCAGAGTGAGATGACAGCATTACGTGACAGGGGTCCTATCATGGAGTGTCAAGCACAGCTGAAGGCCCGAGAGGATGAGGCACAGGAACTGAGCCATaagctttccctctcccagaaaaGGATAACGGAACTTGAGGGGGAACTGGTATGTGTTCAAAGGGATGCAGCCAAGAGAGTGGGAGAAGCTGAGGACAGGCTTCGAAAGGAATTGAAGCACTTACATCATGATGCAGGGATAATGAggaatgaaacagaaacagcagaagagagagTAGCAGAGTTGGCACGTGACTTGATGGAAATGGAACAGAAATTTCTTGCTGTTACAGATGAAAACAAAGATCTCAGAGCTCAAATTCAGTCTTTTGGGAAGTCCATGAGCTCTCTTCAGGATAGCTGGGACCAGGCCAATGAAGAGCTTCatgttttgaaacagaaatactCTGCAGATTTAGAGGAACAAAAGGGTCTAGTGCAGAATCTTCAGAAACAGATGGTTCAGCTACAAGAGGAGCAACATTCCACTGCCAGGGACAGAGATACAGTGAGGTCTGAGCTGACAGAACTGCAGAAGGCCACTGATGAAAGAGGTCTCCTGGCCCAGATTGAGGAACTTGATCAGAAGCTCAGAGCCAAAGATGATGAGCTTCTCCGTTTGTCTTCAGAACTGGAAAGCTCTTCCAACCAAGTCAAATCTTTCTCCAAGGCTATGGGAAGCCTGCAGAATGAGCGAGACCGTCTGCTGAACGAATTGGGCAAAATGCGTAAGATTGAGGAAGTGAAGCAACAAGCAGAAGGGATCAGTTCCACCACTCCTTCAGAAGTGCAGAGTCTCAAGAAGGCACTGTCCTCCTTGCAGAATGACAGAGACAGAGTA GTAAGAGAGCTGAAGAATCTGCAGCAGCAATACATACTAGTTGGGGTAGAATCAGCTGAAAATTCTCGCCTAAAAGCACAACTGCAGGAATATCAGCAAGACGCAGATAAACAGCACCGTCTCCAAGAAGAGATGAAgcaagaaagtattttctacCAGCAGGAGCTCCAGCGGCTTAG ACAAGAGAAAAGTACCTGGGAaaggcagaacagcagcatAAAGGAGCAGTACCTGATGGTCATAGCAGAAAAAGACAAGCAACTGAGCCATTTACAAAGGATTGTGCAAGAAATGAGATTGCCCCTCAGCAAGTCTCAAATTGTAGAAGAGCAGTACCAAACGAAG ATTTCTTCAGAAGTTCTGAGAGGGGAGTTTTCAGGCCTagaaacagagacaaaacaTCTCCAGGCACAGCTAAGTGACAGCCTGAAAGAACTGCACCAAAAAGAGCTCAGAATTCAGCAGTTAAACAGCAAG CTCTCTCAGGTCTTTGAGGAGAAAAACGCCCTCTCCCTCCAGCTACGTGGTAGCAGTCGGAACATCTGTGAGAGCCATCAGCATTACAATGAGGTTCTGAACCGCTGCTTGGTGCTTGAGAGGcagctccaggagctgcagtcTGCAGACAAGGACACG GAGTTGTTAGCAACAGATGCTGCTCCAGGAGCACCCCAAGAAAAGAATGAGCCTCAGAGAGGCAGTTACATACCAGaactgcaggagctgcagctgag GTTGTCCGAAACAGAACATTTACATAGCAGCACAAAGCAGGATCTGAGGTATTTAGAGGAGCAGCTGGAAGAAGAACGGGACCGTCGTCTTGCTGTAGAGGAGGCACTCTCTGCAGCACAGGATCACATCAGGAG GTTGCAGTCAAGTGAGTGGACATCTTCCTTAAGTGCTAGCATTGATATGACTCCAGGTCATGAGCATTCCTTGCTGATTGACTCCATGGATAACAATTTCAGCAAA ACTCGGAATATCCTTGGATTACGACGCCTGTTACGCTCTCTCTTCCATTCCCGGACCCACTTGCCTCTGCTAGTGGGCATGTATCTGCTTGCTCTCCATATCCTGCTCTTCCTGTGCTTTACAGGCCACCTATGA